From the genome of Nakamurella flavida, one region includes:
- a CDS encoding TetR/AcrR family transcriptional regulator, whose product MHVVAPGGLREAKKKATREQLTSAARRLTLEHGLDAVTVEMICLEVGVSVRTFHNYFPTKDDALAGDQPTFGDEAAARRFVAGGPTGALLPDLLELMDPSATVQDVDRAELHLAHAVVLREPRVLARQLAHAMAQEDRIAGLIAERRSLPAADAACRTVSAVALAILRRSVTDWVTADDDSPLRPHLDAGLAVAMTELGPDPTASREPSPVCPTTQERP is encoded by the coding sequence ATGCATGTTGTCGCCCCCGGAGGGCTACGAGAGGCCAAGAAGAAGGCCACCCGCGAGCAACTCACCTCCGCCGCCCGTCGACTCACCCTGGAGCACGGACTCGACGCGGTGACCGTCGAGATGATCTGCCTGGAGGTCGGGGTCTCGGTCCGTACCTTCCACAACTACTTCCCCACCAAGGACGACGCCCTGGCCGGTGACCAGCCCACCTTCGGTGACGAGGCGGCCGCCCGCCGGTTCGTCGCCGGCGGCCCGACCGGCGCCCTGCTGCCCGACCTGCTGGAGCTGATGGACCCGAGCGCAACCGTGCAGGACGTGGACCGCGCCGAGCTGCACCTGGCGCACGCGGTCGTCCTGCGAGAGCCCCGGGTGCTGGCCCGGCAGCTCGCCCACGCGATGGCCCAGGAGGACCGGATCGCCGGTCTGATCGCGGAGCGGCGCAGCCTGCCCGCGGCCGACGCCGCGTGCCGCACGGTGTCGGCCGTGGCGCTCGCGATCCTGCGGCGGTCGGTGACGGACTGGGTCACCGCTGACGACGACAGTCCCCTGCGCCCGCATCTCGACGCCGGACTGGCCGTCGCGATGACCGAACTGGGTCCCGACCCCACAGCCTCCCGCGAACCGTCCCCCGTCTGCCCCACCACCCAGGAGCGCCCGTGA
- a CDS encoding LLM class flavin-dependent oxidoreductase encodes MPTPDVPLRQLGFLTIGLFDEADPRAGHENLLQVIELGEQLGFDSAWLRHRHLQFGVSSPVAVLAAASQRTSRIGLGTAVTPLGWENPLRLAEDWATVDLLSGGRLNPGLSVGPPMRYDEVKGALYPDTAEIEDFSYARVLRLRRMLAGEPVTDFRGTAGIEEFSDRVQPQAAGLAERLWYGAASTRSAAWAGEQGLNLLASSVVRAEPADGSADDPDFAAVQLGHIRAFRAAHPDGERARVSQGLVVIPTDSATPDQRRRYQEYVDARHPRTRTPQGPARMMFAPDLIGTGEQIAEQLYAHAAFREVDEVAFALPFSFRHEDYVQILTDMATHLGPALGWRPST; translated from the coding sequence ATGCCCACCCCGGACGTCCCGCTGCGCCAGCTCGGGTTCCTGACCATCGGCCTGTTCGACGAGGCCGACCCCCGCGCCGGTCACGAGAACCTGCTGCAGGTCATCGAGCTGGGCGAGCAGCTCGGTTTCGACAGCGCCTGGTTGCGGCACCGCCATCTGCAGTTCGGCGTCTCCTCCCCCGTCGCCGTGCTCGCCGCCGCCTCGCAGCGGACCTCCCGCATCGGGCTGGGCACCGCCGTCACCCCCTTGGGCTGGGAGAACCCGCTCCGGCTCGCGGAGGACTGGGCCACCGTCGACCTGCTGTCCGGGGGCCGGCTCAACCCGGGGCTCAGCGTCGGGCCGCCGATGCGGTACGACGAGGTGAAGGGTGCGCTGTACCCGGACACCGCCGAGATCGAGGACTTCAGCTACGCACGGGTGCTCCGTCTGCGGCGCATGCTCGCCGGCGAGCCGGTCACCGACTTCCGCGGCACCGCCGGCATCGAGGAGTTCTCCGACCGGGTCCAGCCGCAGGCCGCCGGCCTGGCCGAACGGCTCTGGTACGGCGCGGCCAGCACCCGGTCCGCGGCCTGGGCCGGAGAACAGGGGCTCAACCTGCTGGCCAGCAGTGTCGTGCGGGCCGAACCCGCGGACGGGTCCGCCGACGACCCCGACTTCGCCGCCGTCCAGCTCGGCCACATCCGGGCCTTCCGCGCCGCCCACCCCGACGGGGAACGGGCCCGGGTCTCCCAGGGGCTGGTCGTCATCCCCACGGACTCGGCCACCCCCGACCAGCGCCGCCGCTACCAGGAGTACGTCGACGCCCGGCACCCGCGGACCCGGACCCCGCAGGGCCCGGCCCGGATGATGTTCGCCCCGGACCTCATCGGGACGGGCGAGCAGATCGCCGAGCAGTTGTACGCCCACGCCGCCTTCCGCGAGGTCGACGAGGTGGCCTTCGCCCTGCCGTTCAGCTTCCGGCACGAGGACTACGTCCAGATCCTCACCGACATGGCCACCCACCTCGGCCCGGCCCTGGGGTGGCGCCCGTCCACCTGA
- a CDS encoding ABC transporter permease, which yields MTADTSVSTPVDREVDTRGLGTVLATGQRPPRPSGLSASVTFGWRAVLKIKHVPEQLFDVTLFPIMMTLMFTYLFGGALAGSTTDYLQYFLPGILVASIAMITMYTGVSVNTDIAKGVFDRFRTLPIWRPAPMVGYLLGDLFRYVIASVVIVVLGLILGFRPAGGAAGVIAGVLVLLVFCFAFSWVWTMFGLLLRSEKSVMGVSMMVLMPLTFLSSVYVDPLTMPGWLQAFVAVNPVTHVADAVRATMSGTFDAAQLGWVALWSVGLTAVFGTVTMRLYNRK from the coding sequence ATGACCGCCGACACCAGCGTCAGCACCCCGGTCGACCGCGAGGTCGACACCCGCGGGCTGGGCACCGTCCTGGCTACCGGTCAGCGTCCGCCGCGGCCCAGCGGACTGTCCGCGTCGGTCACCTTCGGGTGGCGCGCCGTGCTGAAGATCAAGCACGTCCCCGAGCAGCTGTTCGACGTCACCCTCTTCCCGATCATGATGACGTTGATGTTCACGTACCTGTTCGGGGGTGCGCTGGCCGGCTCGACCACCGACTACCTGCAGTACTTCCTGCCCGGCATCCTGGTCGCCAGCATCGCGATGATCACCATGTACACCGGGGTGTCGGTCAACACCGACATCGCCAAGGGGGTCTTCGACCGCTTCCGCACCCTGCCGATCTGGCGGCCCGCCCCGATGGTCGGCTATCTGCTCGGCGATCTGTTCCGGTACGTCATCGCCTCGGTGGTGATCGTCGTCCTCGGGTTGATCCTCGGGTTCCGCCCCGCCGGGGGAGCGGCCGGGGTGATCGCCGGAGTGCTGGTGCTGTTGGTGTTCTGCTTCGCCTTCTCCTGGGTGTGGACGATGTTCGGCCTGCTGCTCCGCTCGGAGAAGTCGGTGATGGGCGTGAGCATGATGGTGCTGATGCCGCTGACCTTCCTGTCCAGCGTCTACGTCGACCCGCTGACCATGCCCGGGTGGCTGCAGGCGTTCGTCGCCGTCAACCCGGTCACCCACGTCGCGGATGCGGTGCGCGCCACCATGTCCGGCACGTTCGACGCCGCCCAGCTCGGCTGGGTGGCCCTGTGGTCGGTGGGCCTCACGGCGGTGTTCGGCACGGTGACCATGCGCCTGTACAACCGGAAGTGA
- a CDS encoding 1-acyl-sn-glycerol-3-phosphate acyltransferase, whose product MAGAREPFDATRWNAGGAALRFGIDRLVKLSLRGVWVRGVVPTGPVVWAANHHSWWDFFAAAAALRAAGRKDVGVLMDPMNIGRQGLFGRVGAVGTDHLRTAVGLVEAGMVLVVFPEGEMRNPGPLGPTRRGATWLADRAGAALHPVATRVLLRGQQSAEAYLDIGPPLPPGASLDTELRTRLAALDAELAASDPTRPLPGFVPMARGLRSWNERVRALRGRD is encoded by the coding sequence ATGGCCGGAGCACGGGAGCCGTTCGACGCGACCCGGTGGAACGCCGGCGGTGCCGCCCTGCGCTTCGGGATCGACCGGCTGGTCAAGCTGAGCCTGCGGGGGGTCTGGGTGCGGGGTGTCGTCCCCACCGGCCCCGTCGTCTGGGCGGCGAACCACCACAGCTGGTGGGACTTCTTCGCCGCGGCCGCTGCCCTGCGCGCGGCCGGCCGGAAGGACGTCGGGGTCCTGATGGACCCGATGAACATCGGCCGGCAGGGACTGTTCGGCCGGGTCGGGGCGGTCGGGACCGATCACCTCCGGACCGCGGTCGGACTGGTGGAGGCCGGGATGGTGCTCGTCGTCTTCCCCGAGGGGGAGATGCGCAACCCGGGCCCGCTCGGACCGACGCGGCGCGGCGCCACCTGGCTGGCCGATCGCGCCGGCGCGGCCCTGCACCCGGTGGCCACCCGGGTACTGCTCCGCGGCCAGCAGTCCGCCGAGGCGTACCTGGACATCGGGCCGCCCCTGCCGCCCGGGGCGTCGCTGGACACCGAGCTCCGGACCCGGTTGGCCGCTCTGGACGCGGAGCTGGCCGCGAGCGATCCCACCCGTCCACTGCCCGGGTTCGTCCCGATGGCGCGCGGACTGCGCAGCTGGAACGAGCGGGTGCGGGCGCTCCGCGGGCGTGACTGA
- a CDS encoding cation:proton antiporter domain-containing protein: MPSTPTVDPREGPARDDEPALGAAARHGGGDPGAAPVPGRPPQVLFLILGGVLIGPHVLGTTESSSIQLISGLGLRFLFLLAGYELDPRLLRQRAGGQAVASWVVSAVLAVRWWGCWPPPASSAPSSPSPSR; encoded by the coding sequence ATGCCCTCGACCCCCACCGTCGATCCCCGCGAAGGGCCCGCCCGTGACGACGAACCCGCTCTGGGCGCTGCTGCTCGTCATGGTGGTGGCGACCCTGGCGCCGCTCCTGTCCCGGGCCGGCCGCCGCAGGTGCTCTTCCTCATCCTGGGCGGGGTGCTCATCGGTCCGCACGTCCTCGGGACCACCGAGTCGTCCAGCATCCAGCTCATCTCCGGACTGGGCCTGAGATTCCTGTTCCTGCTGGCCGGGTACGAGCTGGATCCGCGGTTGCTGCGGCAGCGGGCCGGGGGTCAGGCGGTCGCCTCGTGGGTGGTCAGTGCGGTGCTGGCCGTTCGGTGGTGGGGCTGCTGGCCGCCACCGGCTTCGTCCGCGCCTTCGTCCCCGTCGCCATCGCGCTGA
- a CDS encoding ATP-binding cassette domain-containing protein, translating into MTPAIEAVGLVKVFGDNRAVDGLDLTVAAGSVYGVLGPNGAGKTTAVRMLATLLRPDGGQASVFGHDVVREADAVRGLISLTGQYASVDEDLTGVENLVLLGRLLGSPRRSARIRATELLEAFGLTEAADRQVKQYSGGMRRRIDIAASILSTPQLLFLDEPTTGLDPRSRSQVWDIVRAVVAQGTTVLLTTQYLDEADQLASRIAVIDHGAVIAEGTKGELKASVGVGSVHVRLRSPERRAEAAGMLGRALGSEVALDADPVALTARIGERTDHVATPVTELAAEQAARALAELARAGIVVDTFSLGQPSLDEVFLALTDGAHPHSPATTGREAA; encoded by the coding sequence GTGACACCTGCCATCGAGGCCGTGGGCCTGGTCAAGGTCTTCGGCGACAACCGGGCGGTCGACGGGCTGGACCTGACGGTCGCGGCCGGGTCCGTGTACGGGGTGCTCGGACCGAACGGGGCCGGCAAGACGACGGCGGTGCGGATGCTGGCCACCCTGCTCCGCCCGGACGGCGGACAGGCCTCGGTGTTCGGGCACGACGTGGTGCGCGAGGCCGATGCGGTCCGCGGTCTGATCAGCCTGACCGGGCAGTACGCGTCGGTCGACGAGGACCTGACCGGGGTGGAGAACCTGGTGCTGCTCGGCCGGCTGCTCGGGTCACCCCGCCGGTCGGCCCGGATCCGCGCGACCGAGCTGCTGGAGGCGTTCGGGTTGACCGAGGCCGCCGACCGGCAGGTCAAGCAGTACTCGGGCGGGATGCGGCGACGGATCGACATCGCGGCGAGCATCCTGTCCACGCCGCAGCTGCTCTTCCTGGACGAACCCACCACCGGTCTGGATCCGCGCAGCCGCAGCCAGGTGTGGGACATCGTCCGGGCCGTGGTCGCCCAGGGCACCACCGTGCTGCTGACCACCCAGTACCTCGACGAGGCCGACCAGCTGGCCTCCCGGATCGCCGTCATCGATCACGGGGCCGTCATCGCCGAGGGCACCAAGGGAGAGCTCAAGGCCTCGGTCGGGGTGGGCTCGGTGCACGTGCGGCTGCGGTCGCCCGAGCGGCGCGCCGAGGCGGCCGGGATGCTGGGCCGGGCGCTGGGGTCCGAGGTGGCGCTGGACGCCGATCCGGTCGCGCTGACCGCCCGCATCGGCGAGCGCACCGACCACGTGGCCACCCCGGTCACCGAGCTCGCTGCCGAGCAGGCGGCCCGCGCGCTGGCCGAGCTCGCCCGCGCCGGCATCGTCGTGGACACCTTCTCGCTGGGCCAGCCGAGCCTGGACGAGGTGTTCCTCGCCCTGACCGACGGCGCCCACCCCCACAGCCCCGCCACCACCGGAAGGGAAGCGGCATGA
- a CDS encoding cation:proton antiporter, whose translation MVGLLAATGFVRAFVPVAIALTTTALGTLLPIMRENGILGGVFGRTVFAAGAIGEILPILAISLFLGSEQTWWEALVIASIAALAYVLALVARVLARTRLATVVGENQHATSQLTLRITVVLLVGLLLVTQQFGIEAALGAFFAGMVLRWTTGANPELDEKLDAVGYGIFIPVFFVSSGMALDVVSIVENPLRLLVFLVLLVVVRGVPALLIYRRTLDLRERTALMLLTATALPLLVALAEIGVSSGIMLPENAAALVGAGVLSVAVFPLLATRLAARTPVA comes from the coding sequence GTGGTGGGGCTGCTGGCCGCCACCGGCTTCGTCCGCGCCTTCGTCCCCGTCGCCATCGCGCTGACCACCACCGCGCTGGGCACGCTGCTGCCGATCATGCGGGAGAACGGGATCCTCGGCGGGGTGTTCGGGCGGACGGTGTTCGCCGCCGGCGCCATCGGCGAGATCCTGCCCATCCTGGCCATCTCCCTGTTCCTCGGATCCGAGCAGACCTGGTGGGAGGCGCTGGTCATCGCGTCCATCGCCGCCCTGGCCTACGTGCTCGCCCTGGTCGCCAGGGTGCTGGCCCGCACCCGGCTGGCCACCGTCGTCGGGGAGAACCAGCACGCCACCTCGCAACTCACCCTGCGGATCACCGTGGTGCTGCTGGTCGGCCTGCTGCTGGTGACCCAGCAGTTCGGCATCGAGGCGGCGCTGGGGGCGTTCTTCGCCGGCATGGTACTGCGCTGGACCACCGGCGCCAACCCCGAACTGGACGAGAAGCTCGACGCCGTCGGGTACGGCATCTTCATCCCGGTCTTCTTCGTCAGCTCCGGGATGGCCCTGGACGTGGTGTCCATCGTCGAGAACCCGTTGCGCCTCCTGGTGTTCCTCGTCCTGCTGGTCGTCGTCCGCGGGGTGCCGGCGCTGCTGATCTACCGCCGCACCCTGGATCTGCGGGAGCGGACGGCCCTGATGCTGCTGACCGCGACGGCGCTCCCGCTGCTGGTCGCCCTGGCCGAGATCGGCGTCAGCTCGGGCATCATGCTGCCGGAGAACGCGGCGGCCCTCGTCGGCGCCGGAGTGCTCTCGGTGGCCGTGTTCCCCCTCCTGGCCACCCGGCTCGCGGCTCGCACCCCCGTCGCCTGA
- a CDS encoding cation diffusion facilitator family transporter yields the protein MSSPLPAGAPPSPARPTSRTPTGSAAPEKSESLVTVIVAFAANVLIAVAKTVAATVTGSSSLLAEAAHSWADAGNEIFLLIADRRSRRPADEDHPLGFGREAYVWSMFAALGLFAAGSAVSLTHGITELMDPSPAENFVVGYVVLAVAFVLEGVSFLQSTRQARREAGTLERDLLEHVLATSDPTLRAVFFEDAAALIGLLVAAAGLAAHQITGSAVPDAIASIVIGLLLGVVALVLINRNRRFLVGEVVDPRVRAASVQAILALPEIARVTYLRLEIVGPRQINLVADVDLTGDDRESHLAVRLRDLEARLVRTPAVVGAVLSLSAPDEPSLTR from the coding sequence GTGAGCTCTCCCCTCCCCGCCGGTGCCCCGCCCTCCCCGGCCCGCCCCACCTCCCGCACGCCGACCGGGAGCGCAGCGCCCGAGAAGAGCGAGAGCCTGGTGACGGTGATCGTCGCCTTCGCGGCCAACGTGCTCATCGCCGTGGCCAAGACGGTGGCCGCGACGGTCACCGGCTCGTCCTCCCTGCTCGCCGAGGCGGCGCACTCCTGGGCCGACGCCGGCAACGAGATCTTCCTGCTCATCGCCGACCGGCGTTCCCGGCGGCCGGCCGACGAGGACCACCCGCTCGGCTTCGGTCGCGAGGCGTACGTCTGGTCGATGTTCGCCGCGCTGGGGCTGTTCGCGGCCGGCTCGGCGGTGTCCCTCACCCACGGCATCACGGAACTGATGGATCCGTCGCCCGCGGAGAACTTCGTCGTCGGGTACGTGGTGCTGGCGGTGGCCTTCGTCCTGGAGGGGGTGTCGTTCCTGCAGTCCACCCGGCAGGCCCGGCGCGAGGCCGGCACCCTGGAACGTGACCTGCTCGAGCACGTGCTGGCCACCTCCGACCCCACCCTGCGCGCCGTGTTCTTCGAGGACGCGGCCGCGCTCATCGGTCTGCTGGTCGCCGCGGCCGGCTTGGCCGCCCACCAGATCACCGGGTCAGCCGTGCCGGACGCGATCGCGTCCATCGTCATCGGCCTGCTGCTCGGCGTCGTCGCCCTGGTGCTGATCAACCGCAACCGGCGCTTCCTCGTCGGCGAGGTGGTCGACCCGCGGGTCCGCGCGGCGTCCGTCCAGGCGATCCTCGCGCTGCCGGAGATCGCCCGGGTCACCTACCTGCGGCTGGAGATCGTCGGACCGCGACAGATCAACCTGGTCGCCGATGTCGACCTCACCGGCGACGACCGGGAGTCGCACCTGGCGGTACGCCTGCGCGATCTGGAGGCCCGGCTCGTGCGGACGCCCGCGGTGGTCGGGGCCGTGCTCAGTCTGTCCGCGCCCGACGAACCGTCGCTCACCCGCTGA
- a CDS encoding MDR family MFS transporter, which translates to MTTAPAAPIVLTQRRIWLIFSALLAGMLLSSLDQTIVSTAMPTIVGDLGGVAHMTWVTTAYLLATTIAMPIYGKFGDIFGRRTLFLIAIALFTLASLGAALSTGFWEFVLFRGIQGLGGGGLMILSQAIIADIVPAKERGKYLAPMGAVFGVSSIGGPLLGGLFTDHLTWEWCFWINIPVGVIAFAIAWKTLSLPRKRNTRKVDYLGIVLLSAATTCLILFTDWGGKQYAWTSPTILGLMAAFVAAVIAFIVVENRAEQPVIPMALFRNRAFVLATSIGLVLGLAMFSALAFMPTFLQMASGTSASISGLLMIPMIIGLIGTLTVSMRQITRTGRYKIFPILGSVVTALGMLWLTTLAGNTPIWLICAMLFVLGAGLGFIMQVIVLVVQNAVDPRDVGTATSTNNYFREVGASLGVAIFGSIFTNRLVDSLGAAFVANPEQAATSGLNPASLVPAQVKAVGEPLHTAIVDSYAGALAPVFWYLIPAALVALALAFWLPEIPLSDEAGMIARGEAVADESALAGLAPVSVTDASDPVLAVPGPHADDDRPHPDRTR; encoded by the coding sequence GTGACCACCGCCCCCGCAGCACCGATCGTGCTGACCCAACGCCGGATCTGGCTGATCTTCTCGGCCCTGTTGGCGGGCATGCTGCTCTCCAGCCTGGACCAGACCATCGTGTCGACCGCGATGCCGACCATCGTCGGCGACCTCGGCGGGGTCGCCCACATGACGTGGGTGACCACGGCCTACCTGCTGGCCACCACGATCGCCATGCCCATCTACGGCAAGTTCGGTGACATCTTCGGCCGCCGCACGCTCTTCCTCATCGCCATCGCGCTGTTCACCCTGGCCTCGCTGGGCGCCGCGTTGTCCACCGGGTTCTGGGAGTTCGTGCTGTTCCGCGGGATCCAGGGGCTCGGCGGCGGCGGGCTGATGATCCTCTCGCAGGCGATCATCGCGGACATCGTGCCGGCCAAGGAGCGTGGCAAGTACCTGGCCCCGATGGGCGCCGTGTTCGGCGTCAGCTCGATCGGCGGACCGCTGCTGGGCGGCCTGTTCACCGACCACCTGACCTGGGAGTGGTGCTTCTGGATCAACATCCCGGTCGGCGTCATCGCCTTCGCGATCGCCTGGAAGACCCTGAGCCTGCCGCGCAAGCGCAACACCCGGAAGGTCGACTACCTGGGCATCGTGCTGCTCTCCGCCGCGACGACCTGCCTCATCCTGTTCACCGACTGGGGCGGGAAGCAGTACGCCTGGACCTCGCCCACCATCCTGGGGCTGATGGCCGCGTTCGTGGCCGCGGTGATCGCGTTCATCGTGGTGGAGAACCGCGCCGAGCAGCCGGTCATCCCGATGGCGTTGTTTCGCAACCGCGCCTTCGTGCTGGCCACCTCGATCGGTCTGGTCCTCGGCCTGGCCATGTTCTCCGCCCTGGCCTTCATGCCCACGTTCCTGCAGATGGCCTCCGGGACCTCGGCATCGATCTCCGGGCTGCTGATGATCCCCATGATCATCGGGTTGATCGGCACCCTGACGGTCTCGATGCGGCAGATCACCAGGACCGGGCGCTACAAGATCTTCCCGATCCTGGGCTCCGTGGTCACCGCCCTGGGCATGCTGTGGCTGACCACCCTGGCCGGGAACACCCCGATCTGGCTGATCTGCGCCATGCTGTTCGTCCTCGGCGCCGGCCTCGGCTTCATCATGCAGGTGATCGTCCTGGTCGTGCAGAACGCCGTGGACCCCCGCGACGTGGGTACCGCGACCAGCACGAACAACTACTTCCGCGAGGTGGGCGCCAGCCTGGGTGTCGCCATCTTCGGATCCATCTTCACCAACCGGCTGGTCGACAGCCTGGGAGCTGCGTTCGTGGCCAACCCGGAGCAGGCGGCGACCAGCGGCCTGAACCCGGCCTCCCTGGTGCCCGCCCAGGTCAAGGCGGTCGGTGAACCCCTGCACACCGCGATCGTCGACTCCTACGCCGGCGCCCTGGCCCCGGTGTTCTGGTACCTGATCCCGGCGGCGCTCGTGGCGCTGGCCCTGGCCTTCTGGCTACCGGAGATCCCGCTGTCCGACGAGGCCGGCATGATCGCGCGTGGCGAGGCCGTCGCCGACGAGTCCGCCCTCGCCGGGCTGGCCCCGGTGTCGGTGACGGACGCGTCCGATCCGGTGCTGGCCGTTCCCGGTCCGCACGCCGACGACGACCGGCCGCACCCGGACCGCACCCGCTGA
- a CDS encoding mycothiol transferase — MTTTSASTPDATPPWEPPLAGSDVEQVVASLDRMRWTFRWKAGGLDAAGLDTRIGASELTLGGLLKHLAFVEHEKFGVNLVEAGYGPPWSEGDWSQGPGWIFTSAAQDTPAELYALWDGEVARARERLAGVLADGDLDQPVPGMADDEGHHPSLRRLLCDLIEEYGRHTGHADLLREAVDGLVGEDPPAGWRP; from the coding sequence ATGACCACCACATCCGCCAGCACACCCGACGCCACACCCCCCTGGGAACCGCCGCTGGCCGGTTCCGATGTCGAACAGGTGGTGGCGTCCCTCGACCGGATGCGCTGGACGTTCCGGTGGAAGGCGGGCGGGCTGGACGCCGCCGGACTGGACACCCGCATCGGGGCGTCGGAGCTGACCCTGGGGGGCCTGCTCAAGCACCTGGCTTTCGTCGAGCACGAGAAGTTCGGGGTGAACCTGGTCGAGGCCGGGTACGGGCCGCCGTGGTCGGAGGGGGACTGGTCTCAGGGTCCGGGTTGGATCTTCACCAGCGCGGCGCAGGACACGCCGGCCGAGCTGTACGCGCTGTGGGACGGGGAGGTCGCCCGGGCCCGGGAACGCCTGGCCGGCGTCCTGGCCGACGGTGATCTCGACCAGCCCGTCCCGGGGATGGCCGACGACGAGGGCCACCATCCCAGTCTGCGGCGGCTGCTGTGCGATCTGATCGAGGAGTACGGCCGGCACACCGGCCACGCGGATCTGTTGCGCGAGGCGGTGGACGGGTTGGTCGGGGAGGACCCGCCCGCGGGCTGGCGCCCCTGA